The Pedobacter roseus genome contains a region encoding:
- a CDS encoding glycoside hydrolase family 25 protein, with product MPPEKKIPNKAPTTRKPSPRKPAARKPATNKKKKGVLSIQLKLFIAGLLLVLLSPFYYGYVLRSFVATWRWVKDWGQDPNYKTYESFNIKIPKKYTVHGIDVSYYQGKINWPKVKEMKEDEVSIRFAFIKATEGLLLVDPYFQRNWREAPKSGIICGAYHFFRPKKDGKTQAKFFLQVVNVEKGDLPPVVDIESLDGVSPLKMRAELSDFLNYVELKTKVRPIIYTGLKFYEDYLVDFFDDYPLWIAHYYQPKLRLDKSRWKFWQHSDKAKINGIGHVVDFNAFNGDSLALDRLLVR from the coding sequence ATGCCGCCAGAGAAAAAAATCCCCAATAAAGCTCCAACTACCAGAAAACCTAGCCCTAGAAAACCAGCTGCTAGAAAACCTGCAACAAATAAAAAAAAGAAAGGTGTTTTATCAATTCAGCTCAAATTATTTATTGCAGGCTTACTATTGGTTTTACTTTCGCCATTTTATTACGGTTACGTGCTAAGAAGTTTTGTGGCCACCTGGCGATGGGTTAAAGATTGGGGGCAAGATCCTAATTATAAAACTTATGAAAGTTTTAATATCAAAATCCCCAAAAAATATACAGTACATGGCATTGATGTTTCTTACTATCAGGGCAAAATAAACTGGCCAAAGGTAAAGGAAATGAAAGAGGATGAGGTGAGTATCCGTTTTGCATTTATCAAAGCTACAGAAGGCTTATTATTGGTTGATCCATATTTTCAAAGAAACTGGCGCGAAGCACCAAAATCGGGAATTATCTGTGGTGCTTATCATTTTTTCAGGCCGAAAAAGGATGGTAAAACACAAGCTAAATTTTTTCTACAGGTCGTTAATGTCGAAAAAGGCGATTTACCACCTGTGGTGGATATAGAATCATTAGATGGTGTTTCTCCTTTAAAAATGAGGGCTGAACTGTCTGATTTTCTTAATTATGTAGAACTAAAGACTAAGGTTAGACCGATTATTTATACCGGACTAAAATTTTATGAAGATTATCTGGTCGATTTTTTTGATGATTATCCTCTATGGATTGCCCATTATTACCAGCCCAAATTGAGATTGGATAAAAGCCGCTGGAAATTTTGGCAACACTCTGATAAAGCCAAAATTAATGGCATTGGTCATGTAGTTGATTTTAATGCTTTTAATGGCGATAGTTTAGCACTGGATAGATTATTAGTTCGATAG
- a CDS encoding glycoside hydrolase family 43 protein yields MKHLISSLLLLSGLTSFAQDTKTIKQSGNPIFQGWYADPDAAIFNNKYWVYPTYSAKYKEQVFLDAFSSDDLVKWKKHPHILDTAAVKWANKAIWAPAIVQKDKKYYLFFGANDIQSDNEVGGIGVAVADKPEGPYKDHLGKPLVDKFHNGAQPIDQFVFKDKDGQYYLIYGGWKHCNIAKLNKDFSGFLPFEDGTIFKEITPDNYVEGPYMFIRNGKYYFMWSEGGWTGPDYSVAYAVGDSPFGPFKRIGKILKQDAAIATGAGHHSVIINEKKGQYYIVYHRRPLTETDGNHRVTCIDEMKFDADGNILPVKITNEGVKAQKVK; encoded by the coding sequence ATGAAACACCTCATCTCATCTCTTTTACTTTTATCGGGGCTCACTTCTTTTGCTCAAGATACTAAAACGATTAAGCAGTCTGGAAATCCAATTTTTCAGGGTTGGTATGCAGATCCTGACGCTGCTATTTTTAACAATAAATATTGGGTTTATCCAACCTATTCGGCAAAATATAAGGAACAGGTATTTTTGGATGCCTTCTCGTCTGACGATTTGGTAAAATGGAAAAAACATCCCCATATTTTAGATACTGCAGCCGTAAAATGGGCCAATAAAGCGATTTGGGCACCTGCAATTGTTCAAAAAGACAAAAAATATTACCTGTTTTTTGGTGCAAACGATATTCAGAGCGATAATGAAGTAGGTGGGATCGGTGTGGCCGTTGCCGATAAACCAGAAGGACCTTATAAAGATCATTTAGGGAAACCTTTGGTAGATAAATTTCATAATGGCGCGCAACCGATCGATCAGTTTGTGTTTAAAGATAAAGACGGACAGTATTATTTAATTTATGGAGGCTGGAAACATTGCAATATTGCCAAATTAAATAAAGATTTTAGCGGGTTTTTACCATTTGAAGATGGCACCATCTTTAAAGAAATTACACCCGATAATTACGTGGAAGGGCCATATATGTTTATCAGGAACGGTAAATATTATTTCATGTGGAGCGAAGGTGGCTGGACTGGTCCTGATTATTCAGTAGCTTATGCTGTTGGCGATTCGCCATTTGGTCCGTTTAAAAGAATAGGAAAAATATTAAAACAAGATGCTGCTATTGCAACTGGGGCAGGCCATCATTCTGTGATTATTAACGAGAAGAAAGGTCAATATTATATTGTTTATCACCGCAGACCATTAACCGAAACCGATGGAAACCACCGGGTTACCTGTATTGATGAAATGAAATTTGATGCAGATGGAAATATTCTTCCGGTAAAAATTACAAACGAAGGTGTAAAAGCCCAAAAAGTAAAATAA
- a CDS encoding SAM-dependent methyltransferase yields the protein METTQLREELRRISDEILKPGDFHDKLAPAITDYVTLLSKIVKIDNDDELNRRHIQSEMGQAIGTFWAAQCVKEILRTQRFVRSLYAAIKEKLTQKAGPVQVMYAGTGPFAALALPVMMHFSPAEVQFTMLEINQQTYDILQQVLEAFNLRDYIAKCEIADATIYQLENTNIDIVLSETMSRALIKEPQVAIMLNFAKQLPSDTIFIPEEISVGLSTQQKSGAEPKLIKPLIEFNTALRQKLVDNTVGFNWQFDEVIVESDVEKDEQLYLSTEIKVYKDNFLGFNDCSLNILERIKTDKLDPKKIKFRYVLKETPGFMVYN from the coding sequence ATGGAAACAACGCAACTGAGAGAAGAATTACGCCGAATAAGTGATGAAATTTTGAAACCTGGAGATTTTCACGATAAACTTGCACCTGCTATAACTGACTATGTGACCTTATTATCCAAAATCGTAAAAATCGATAATGACGATGAATTGAATAGAAGACACATTCAAAGTGAAATGGGGCAGGCTATTGGGACATTTTGGGCAGCGCAATGTGTGAAGGAAATTTTAAGGACCCAGCGTTTTGTGAGGAGTTTATATGCTGCCATTAAGGAAAAACTGACTCAAAAAGCAGGTCCGGTTCAGGTGATGTATGCTGGTACAGGCCCATTTGCAGCCCTGGCTCTACCGGTAATGATGCATTTTAGTCCGGCTGAAGTTCAATTCACAATGTTGGAAATCAATCAGCAGACCTATGATATTTTACAACAGGTATTAGAAGCGTTTAATTTAAGGGATTATATAGCGAAGTGCGAAATTGCCGATGCCACAATTTATCAGTTAGAAAATACAAATATCGACATTGTTTTAAGCGAGACCATGAGCAGGGCACTTATAAAAGAGCCACAAGTTGCCATTATGCTTAATTTTGCAAAACAACTACCTTCAGATACTATTTTTATACCCGAAGAAATAAGCGTGGGATTGAGTACACAACAAAAAAGTGGAGCTGAACCCAAATTAATAAAGCCTTTGATTGAGTTTAATACCGCTTTAAGGCAAAAACTGGTCGATAACACGGTTGGTTTTAACTGGCAATTTGATGAAGTGATTGTCGAAAGCGATGTGGAAAAGGATGAACAACTCTATCTTTCTACTGAAATTAAAGTGTACAAGGATAATTTTTTAGGTTTTAATGATTGTTCGCTAAACATATTGGAAAGAATTAAAACAGATAAATTAGATCCAAAAAAAATAAAATTCAGATATGTTTTAAAGGAAACACCTGGCTTTATGGTTTATAATTAA
- a CDS encoding PH domain-containing protein — protein MMDNDFSKPQRESAFGIIIMGAHTLVKIVKASFFLFIIAFVKMSSTSFIYLIMGILAIILISFVFAYLWYLKFTFFLDKEKQEFVVNKGIFNRDQVIIQLDKIQQVNINQNILQKIIGVYGLKIDTAGAHGEEVSIKAINETAAYNLQAHLLNRKAVDGVQPEKVHENHLEDEAPFLRISGFTLFKVGLTSNYGQSLALLAAFFYTVIYEGRQLLDAFKINKDEIQSTLTGMLTIVTVFILIACLLIVLLIINLVRTFYKYFELQISQHKDAMLLSSGLIAKKNTLISPNKVQITKYSQNYFQKKMNMLNMSLRQAHFGQSKKGHELQGNTLEIPGCNPIERDELLKMILGDAPLMGKTFIPDWRFLNLPIFFKLVLPVSIFLILALNIPEVKPFIGIAIPYFLIGVLMIYISYRRHRISVNQDFIIKTSGIWDISNEIVQPNKIQAITTFQYPWHKGVDVGHLSLHTAAGQIHFKYGNYTEIKQLVNYWLYQVESGNEDWM, from the coding sequence ATGATGGACAACGATTTTAGTAAACCACAACGCGAATCGGCTTTTGGCATTATTATAATGGGTGCGCATACCCTGGTTAAAATTGTAAAGGCAAGTTTTTTCTTATTTATTATAGCATTTGTAAAAATGTCGAGTACCTCATTTATCTACCTGATAATGGGCATCCTGGCAATCATTTTAATTAGCTTCGTATTTGCCTATTTATGGTATTTAAAATTCACCTTCTTCCTGGATAAAGAAAAGCAGGAATTTGTAGTAAATAAAGGCATATTCAATCGCGACCAGGTCATTATTCAACTCGATAAAATTCAGCAGGTTAACATTAACCAGAATATTCTGCAGAAAATTATCGGTGTTTATGGTTTAAAAATCGACACTGCGGGTGCACATGGCGAAGAAGTAAGTATAAAAGCTATTAACGAAACTGCTGCTTACAACCTTCAGGCGCATCTGCTGAATAGAAAGGCTGTAGATGGAGTGCAACCGGAAAAGGTACATGAAAACCATTTGGAGGATGAAGCGCCCTTTTTAAGGATAAGTGGTTTTACCTTATTTAAGGTTGGCTTAACTTCTAATTACGGACAAAGTTTAGCTCTACTTGCCGCTTTTTTTTATACGGTTATTTATGAAGGCCGGCAATTGCTTGATGCTTTTAAAATTAACAAAGATGAAATTCAGAGCACGTTAACAGGAATGCTGACCATTGTTACGGTTTTCATTTTAATTGCATGCCTTTTAATTGTATTGCTGATTATCAATCTGGTTAGGACCTTTTATAAATATTTCGAACTCCAGATCAGTCAGCATAAAGATGCCATGCTCCTCTCTTCTGGACTGATTGCCAAGAAAAATACATTGATCAGTCCAAATAAAGTGCAGATTACCAAATACAGCCAGAATTATTTTCAAAAGAAGATGAACATGCTGAATATGAGTTTAAGGCAGGCGCATTTTGGGCAAAGTAAAAAAGGACATGAATTGCAAGGAAATACTTTGGAAATACCAGGCTGTAACCCTATTGAGCGTGATGAGTTATTAAAAATGATATTGGGTGATGCACCCTTAATGGGAAAAACCTTTATTCCCGACTGGCGTTTTCTAAACTTACCGATTTTTTTCAAACTGGTTTTACCCGTTTCAATCTTTTTAATCCTGGCTTTAAATATCCCCGAGGTGAAACCTTTTATCGGTATTGCAATTCCCTACTTTCTTATTGGTGTACTGATGATTTATATCAGTTACAGAAGGCACCGCATTTCAGTAAATCAGGATTTCATTATTAAAACAAGCGGGATATGGGATATTTCGAATGAAATTGTACAACCCAATAAAATTCAGGCGATTACCACTTTTCAGTATCCATGGCATAAGGGTGTTGATGTTGGTCATCTTTCTTTACATACCGCCGCAGGTCAGATCCATTTCAAATATGGTAATTATACAGAAATTAAACAGCTGGTTAATTATTGGTTGTACCAGGTAGAGAGTGGAAATGAAGATTGGATGTAG
- a CDS encoding phytanoyl-CoA dioxygenase family protein, with product MLASNTQQLTPCPFLSIIRGYHDPKSPQKNVGEEYIYQEKIFLNFFQIGLFETYHFLYNECIDDEHFKQWIIQLKGADFYRQATLKFNHWYADAGHVTNNRFVSVLSETQHQFWEKNGYLKIDKIIDAQRCNAVIELIIKTLGVDMEKSETWYNDHQLLQGLMLQLYQHKALDDIRNDEQVKSVFASLYDSGALLPNCEKVSFNPPVNGDFTFKGSPLHWDIDFNVGPTYYIQGLLYLNDVPVNRGPFSLIPGYHRQIEAELQRKNPELLIEELKAQNLAVPVAGEQGDLILWLQSIPHAATPNLSDIPRFVQYLSFNNF from the coding sequence ATGCTCGCCTCAAACACTCAACAATTAACACCTTGCCCTTTCTTAAGTATCATAAGGGGATACCATGATCCAAAATCTCCGCAAAAGAATGTCGGAGAAGAATATATTTATCAGGAGAAAATCTTTCTCAATTTTTTTCAGATCGGGTTGTTCGAAACTTACCATTTTTTATACAACGAATGTATAGACGACGAACATTTTAAACAATGGATTATACAGTTAAAAGGTGCTGATTTTTACCGACAAGCTACCTTAAAATTTAACCATTGGTATGCGGATGCAGGTCATGTTACTAATAATCGTTTTGTGAGTGTGTTAAGTGAAACGCAGCATCAGTTCTGGGAAAAGAACGGGTATTTAAAAATTGATAAAATAATCGATGCACAACGCTGTAATGCTGTAATTGAACTGATAATCAAAACACTTGGTGTGGATATGGAGAAATCAGAAACCTGGTATAATGATCATCAATTATTGCAGGGGCTTATGCTCCAGCTTTATCAGCATAAAGCGCTTGATGATATCAGGAACGATGAGCAGGTAAAATCGGTTTTTGCAAGTTTGTACGATTCTGGTGCACTATTGCCTAACTGCGAAAAAGTAAGTTTTAATCCACCTGTAAATGGAGATTTTACTTTTAAAGGCAGTCCGCTTCATTGGGATATTGATTTTAATGTCGGCCCAACCTATTATATTCAGGGATTACTCTATTTAAATGATGTTCCGGTAAACCGTGGCCCATTTAGCCTGATTCCGGGTTATCATCGTCAGATTGAAGCAGAACTCCAGCGTAAAAATCCCGAACTATTAATTGAGGAATTGAAAGCGCAAAACCTTGCCGTTCCTGTTGCTGGTGAACAGGGTGATCTGATTTTATGGTTGCAATCTATTCCGCATGCTGCCACGCCCAATCTTTCTGATATACCCAGATTTGTGCAATACCTTAGTTTTAATAATTTTTAA
- a CDS encoding SGNH/GDSL hydrolase family protein, whose protein sequence is MKFSAKVFLSLLLLLFVRIYSFAQTPNPTRVSCPEAAQYYSKDSINIVTFGASTVEGVNGVGFQTMLQNNFLNCYTNKIVDITNHGIGGQTTFQGLLRIDNAIANRTGFIVIDMGINDAVAIAAGKGSVAETVANMRVFITSSLKQKLVPILCTLQFVDDRTNKGYVAVNTNIRNINAAYRKLATEYKIYLADVNAAMRRDFTLYQDAFHPNARGYRLVSYVIFDAINKAIFDKFLKFTVSQNYPNPAAMQTFIDVVLPESDKLNIQIYDLMGRLVKTVVNEYLNTGKHTLEINTSTFVPGIYFFKISSDSGQYNTAKKFIVAR, encoded by the coding sequence ATGAAGTTTAGCGCAAAAGTATTTTTATCTCTGCTGCTGCTTCTGTTTGTTCGCATTTATTCTTTCGCTCAAACGCCAAACCCCACCCGTGTAAGTTGCCCCGAAGCAGCCCAATATTACTCGAAAGACAGTATAAACATTGTAACTTTTGGAGCCAGTACAGTAGAAGGCGTAAATGGTGTGGGTTTCCAAACCATGCTCCAGAATAATTTTTTAAACTGTTACACCAATAAAATAGTCGATATTACCAATCACGGCATAGGTGGACAAACTACTTTTCAGGGTTTACTCCGGATTGATAACGCAATAGCCAACAGAACAGGCTTTATTGTGATTGATATGGGGATTAATGATGCAGTTGCCATTGCTGCAGGTAAAGGCAGTGTAGCAGAAACAGTGGCCAACATGCGGGTATTTATTACTTCGAGCTTGAAACAAAAATTAGTACCCATTTTATGCACCCTTCAGTTTGTTGATGACAGGACTAATAAAGGTTATGTTGCCGTAAACACCAACATTAGGAATATTAATGCGGCTTACAGAAAATTAGCCACAGAATATAAGATTTACCTTGCGGATGTAAATGCAGCCATGAGGCGCGATTTTACCCTGTATCAGGATGCTTTTCACCCAAATGCACGTGGCTACAGATTAGTAAGTTACGTAATTTTTGATGCCATTAACAAAGCTATTTTTGATAAATTCCTAAAGTTTACCGTTTCTCAGAACTACCCAAACCCTGCGGCAATGCAAACTTTTATTGATGTGGTTTTGCCCGAATCGGACAAACTGAACATTCAGATTTACGATTTAATGGGCCGCCTGGTTAAAACAGTGGTAAATGAATATTTGAATACGGGTAAACATACCTTAGAGATTAATACCTCTACTTTTGTACCTGGCATTTATTTCTTTAAAATCTCTTCCGATTCAGGACAGTACAATACCGCGAAAAAGTTTATTGTAGCGAGGTAA
- a CDS encoding DUF493 family protein, translating into MEEKKINKDIELTDIPDGDNKDIYVNLKEKLESVEKFPGVYNFKFIITGGLDKIQDLRAILPDDEFIEQASKTGKYVSITVKKTMQNADEVIAVYKKAGNIKGIMIL; encoded by the coding sequence ATGGAAGAGAAAAAAATAAATAAGGATATTGAGCTTACCGATATCCCAGATGGGGATAACAAAGATATTTATGTGAATTTAAAAGAGAAATTGGAAAGTGTTGAAAAATTTCCAGGAGTTTACAATTTTAAATTTATCATTACTGGCGGCTTAGATAAAATACAGGACTTACGTGCCATTTTACCTGATGATGAGTTTATTGAGCAAGCTTCAAAAACCGGGAAATATGTTTCGATTACAGTTAAAAAAACAATGCAAAATGCTGATGAGGTGATTGCTGTTTATAAGAAAGCTGGAAACATCAAAGGAATTATGATTCTCTAG
- a CDS encoding PH domain-containing protein encodes MSSDTSFTNETIDLNHLPKYEEISLKQPHSSYWKIICINLVIFFVLLGVGITSLLLFVDEIQPNAVWIVPVYFILAVIFFILFRLSFKKRGYAVRTHDVIYKSGIIAESTTIVPLNRIQHIELNEGIFSRIYKLGSLQLFTAGGQTGHIHISGIAIEEAKSIRDLLLKKLDLLENPGTETEI; translated from the coding sequence ATGTCCTCCGATACATCTTTCACGAACGAAACCATTGATCTTAATCATCTTCCGAAGTATGAAGAAATTTCACTAAAACAACCCCATTCCAGTTATTGGAAAATTATCTGTATCAACCTGGTGATTTTTTTTGTGCTGCTGGGAGTTGGCATTACTTCGCTTTTATTGTTTGTTGATGAAATACAACCAAATGCAGTTTGGATTGTCCCTGTTTATTTCATCCTGGCGGTTATTTTTTTCATTCTTTTCCGTTTAAGTTTTAAAAAACGTGGTTACGCGGTACGTACACATGATGTAATTTATAAAAGTGGAATTATAGCCGAATCGACCACAATTGTTCCTTTAAACAGGATTCAGCATATTGAATTAAACGAAGGTATTTTTTCAAGGATATACAAATTAGGATCGCTACAGCTATTTACTGCCGGGGGCCAAACCGGGCATATCCACATATCAGGCATCGCAATAGAAGAAGCAAAAAGCATCAGGGACTTACTTTTGAAAAAATTAGACCTGCTCGAAAACCCAGGCACTGAAACAGAAATATGA
- a CDS encoding dipeptidase — MQEIKNYVETHKQRFLDELFELLRFPSVSADPKYKGDVLKTADYVAQKLKDAGADNVEICPTAGYPIVYGEKIIDASLPTVLIYGHYDVQPADPLELWHTPPFEPTVRDGKIYARGACDDKGQFYMHVKAFELMVETNTLACNVKFMIEGEEEVGSANLGIFVKDNAERLKADVVLISDTSMISMEHPSIETGLRGLAYMEVEVVGPNRDLHSGVYGGAVANPATILCKMIASLHDENNHITIPAFYDKVLELTDEEKKALNAAPYDEEEYKKDLDIEEVWGEKGYSTLERTGTRPTLEVNGIWSGYIGEGAKTVLPSKANAKISMRLVPHQSSEEIAEIFTRHFESIAPKNVKVKVTPHHGGEPVVTPTDSIAYQAAEKAIEDSFGKKAIPTRGGGSIPIVALFEEALGIKSVLFGFGLDSDALHSPNEKYDIYNYYKGIETLPLFHKYFAELSK; from the coding sequence ATGCAAGAGATTAAAAATTATGTAGAAACGCACAAACAACGTTTTTTAGATGAGCTGTTTGAGTTGTTGCGTTTTCCGTCGGTTAGTGCTGATCCGAAATACAAAGGCGATGTTTTAAAAACTGCCGATTATGTTGCGCAGAAATTAAAGGATGCAGGTGCAGATAACGTTGAGATCTGTCCAACAGCCGGTTATCCGATTGTGTATGGTGAAAAAATTATAGATGCTTCTTTACCAACCGTTTTAATATATGGTCACTATGATGTTCAGCCTGCTGATCCATTAGAGCTTTGGCATACCCCACCTTTCGAACCAACTGTACGCGATGGCAAAATTTATGCCCGTGGAGCCTGCGATGATAAAGGCCAGTTTTACATGCACGTTAAAGCTTTCGAATTGATGGTGGAGACCAATACATTGGCCTGTAACGTTAAATTTATGATCGAAGGTGAAGAGGAGGTAGGTTCTGCAAACCTTGGTATCTTTGTAAAAGATAATGCCGAGCGTTTAAAAGCTGATGTAGTTCTAATTTCTGATACCTCTATGATCAGCATGGAACACCCGTCAATCGAAACCGGTTTACGTGGTTTAGCGTATATGGAAGTAGAAGTGGTTGGTCCAAACCGCGATTTACACTCTGGCGTTTATGGCGGTGCAGTGGCTAATCCAGCGACTATTCTGTGTAAAATGATTGCTTCATTGCATGATGAAAATAACCACATCACCATTCCTGCTTTTTATGATAAAGTGCTGGAATTAACCGATGAAGAGAAAAAAGCATTAAACGCTGCTCCTTACGATGAAGAAGAATACAAAAAAGACCTTGATATTGAAGAAGTTTGGGGCGAAAAAGGTTATTCTACCTTAGAGCGTACCGGAACACGTCCAACTTTAGAGGTTAACGGGATCTGGAGCGGTTACATTGGCGAAGGCGCAAAAACGGTATTGCCAAGTAAAGCCAATGCCAAAATCTCGATGCGTTTGGTGCCACACCAAAGCTCAGAAGAGATTGCCGAAATTTTTACCAGGCATTTCGAAAGCATTGCACCTAAAAATGTAAAAGTTAAAGTTACCCCTCACCATGGTGGCGAGCCGGTGGTAACCCCAACTGATAGTATCGCATACCAGGCTGCAGAAAAAGCAATTGAAGATAGTTTCGGCAAAAAAGCAATTCCTACGCGTGGTGGTGGTAGTATCCCGATTGTAGCTTTGTTCGAAGAGGCATTGGGCATCAAATCCGTACTTTTTGGTTTCGGTTTAGATAGTGATGCGTTGCACTCACCAAATGAAAAATACGATATTTACAATTATTATAAAGGAATAGAGACTTTGCCGCTGTTCCATAAATATTTCGCGGAATTGAGCAAATAA
- a CDS encoding MFS transporter, whose amino-acid sequence MITAIYNTYKTSFSGLSRETWLLSFVILFNRFGSMSVPFMGLFVTQSLHRSVTDAGLIIILFGVGSVLGSATGGKLTDMIGFRPVQVLSSIISGLLFILFSTLTHFYSLCILAVVISFFSEAFRPANFTAVAYYSAEGTLTRSYSLNRLATNMGWSIGISFAGIIASINYRLLFIVEGVVSIIVGLLILTFLPQVKGFIKKAKETANSMVIMKPWKDAFYVKFILLTTIFITCAFLMFRIVPVFFKQEWHIDEFAIGIIIGINGAVIALFEMVMINKIEAKRSPMFFIIIGAVLFSISYILLSAPVSFHVVMAILTIVVFTCGEMLTLPFINTIVISRSNEHNRGLYAAGYTLSWSFAQLAGPYLGFLVAENLGYNWLWLGLACMLLLCTFGFNTLNKTQVKKVLESSEVLLETK is encoded by the coding sequence ATGATTACCGCAATTTACAATACCTATAAAACCTCTTTCAGCGGTTTAAGCAGGGAAACCTGGTTACTAAGCTTTGTGATACTCTTTAACAGGTTTGGAAGCATGTCGGTACCTTTTATGGGCCTGTTTGTTACCCAAAGTTTGCATAGATCGGTAACAGATGCAGGTTTAATCATCATTTTATTTGGTGTTGGTTCGGTGCTGGGCTCAGCAACAGGTGGTAAATTAACCGATATGATCGGTTTCAGGCCTGTACAGGTTTTATCTTCCATCATAAGTGGCCTGCTATTTATCTTGTTTTCTACTTTAACCCACTTTTATAGTTTATGTATTTTGGCAGTGGTAATAAGTTTTTTCTCTGAGGCTTTCCGTCCTGCCAATTTTACAGCAGTTGCCTACTACTCCGCAGAAGGTACTTTAACTAGATCGTACTCCTTAAACAGGTTGGCTACAAATATGGGCTGGTCTATAGGGATCAGTTTTGCAGGTATAATTGCATCCATCAATTATAGACTACTTTTTATTGTTGAAGGTGTTGTAAGTATTATTGTGGGTTTATTGATCCTCACATTTTTACCACAGGTAAAAGGTTTCATTAAAAAGGCAAAGGAAACGGCCAATAGTATGGTCATTATGAAACCATGGAAGGATGCTTTCTATGTAAAGTTTATTCTCCTCACAACCATATTTATTACCTGCGCTTTTTTAATGTTCAGGATTGTGCCGGTGTTTTTTAAACAGGAATGGCATATCGATGAATTTGCCATAGGCATTATAATAGGCATCAACGGAGCCGTAATTGCCCTGTTCGAGATGGTAATGATCAATAAAATTGAAGCAAAAAGATCGCCCATGTTTTTCATCATCATAGGCGCTGTTCTATTTTCGATTTCTTATATCTTATTAAGTGCTCCGGTAAGTTTTCATGTTGTTATGGCCATTTTAACCATTGTTGTTTTTACCTGTGGCGAGATGCTTACTCTACCTTTCATCAATACAATCGTTATTAGCAGAAGTAATGAGCACAATAGAGGTTTATATGCTGCAGGTTACACTTTAAGCTGGTCGTTCGCACAACTTGCCGGCCCCTATCTGGGCTTTTTAGTGGCAGAAAACCTTGGTTATAACTGGCTTTGGTTAGGCCTTGCCTGTATGTTACTATTATGTACATTTGGATTTAATACCCTTAATAAAACACAGGTAAAAAAGGTTTTGGAAAGCAGTGAAGTGCTGCTGGAAACCAAATAA